In Halobaculum rubrum, the following are encoded in one genomic region:
- a CDS encoding DNA polymerase domain-containing protein, with protein sequence MSDSQSGLDRFAGGGDADDGNGHGDRPDEEAAHVAGTGQGHVSAVVDREDIVVPDSEGTVELMVTAVDYTVEGTGAEEYPVVHVFGRTADNEPEHVRLLGTEPYFYVPTADIEGRTLSEEYDVILDTRETGPDGERFESIRGEPVSKVVARTPRDVGQIRDDFERTYEADILFPNRFLIDHGVTSGVRVEERRLDAREGEGRGRLQVTPDHLEPADVEADIRVNTFDIEVDDRNGFPEDGEEPIVCLTSHDSYRDEYVAWLYDAPVGGVDAPAALDGYEQIGGADSDIEVRTFADEDAMLDAFVSYIDETDPDVLTGWNFEDFDAPYFMDRCEVLDGASEYDLSPDRLSRVNETWRSGWGGPDVKGRVVFDLLYAYQRTQFSELESYRLDAVGELELDVGKERYTGDIGDLWEQEPERLLKYNVRDVELCVEIDRKQNIVAFWDDARKFVGCQLEDAPTPGDAVDMYVLHNAFGQFVLPTKGQQASEEFEGGAVFEPISGVEEMVSVLDLKSLYPMCMVTINASPETIVDDPESFDGETYRAPNGTRFRKEPDGMMREMVDELLTERERLKGERDDHDPGSDAYEQYDRQQAATKVIMNCFTPDTEVVTPDGVRDITDLDVGDEVYSLDPETMEMESKPVVETHAYPDYDDELVDIETDKIDFRVTPNHRMLVRKDESNGISWDEDDYRFVEAGDLDRATNYQLPHDWSGPDGEDVDEVDLTRLLDGEYEVWANNEVHGHTLAAELGYYPRKVVRNDLGTTGYVFSAEEFEQHREYLDSVCSEFSVHSEPNRKWIPRTYDGDDFLDLLAWYITEGNVYTSEEKAFGDNLRGSATTVKIAQTAAPDGGQSDHAAIGDLLERMGFDTYVDERGYQFTSKLLGEALEELCGENSFEKRIPDLVFETNGEQKRRFLDTLIAGDGDRQSGSSWRYTTSSERLRDDVLRLCAHLGLTTNYNRDSGSWRIYCTESSKNTLRMHRSSDRSSAENGVYCVTVADNHTLLAGRNGTFQFVGQSLYGVSGWDRFRLYDKENAAAITAMGRRVIEFTEQAVNELNRDVTYGDTDSVMLSLDDVSTEDVEDASVSEGMAAAHPDMSDRELLRIAAVIRLSEDVEEHINGRYDDFASEELDAEEHRFEIEFEKLYRRFFQAGKKKRYAGHIVWKEGKDVDDIDITGFEYKRSDIAPVTKRVQKRVIEMIVHGEDTEEITDYLHEEIQNFLDGDADLDEVGIPGGIGKRLESYDTDTAQVRGAKYANLMLGTNFQRGSKPKRLYLEKVHPDFWARMENERGLDPQTDPLYGEFKRDPDVICFEYADEVPEEFAVDWDKMLDKTLKGPIARIIEALGMSWEEVKSGQEQTGLGSFM encoded by the coding sequence ATGAGCGATTCGCAGTCGGGCCTCGACCGGTTCGCCGGCGGCGGGGACGCCGACGACGGGAACGGCCACGGGGACCGCCCCGACGAGGAGGCGGCGCACGTCGCGGGCACTGGGCAGGGACACGTGAGCGCGGTCGTCGACCGAGAGGACATCGTCGTTCCCGACTCCGAGGGGACGGTCGAGCTCATGGTCACCGCGGTCGACTACACCGTCGAGGGCACCGGTGCCGAGGAGTACCCGGTCGTTCACGTGTTCGGCCGGACCGCCGACAACGAGCCCGAACACGTCCGCTTGCTCGGAACGGAGCCGTACTTCTACGTCCCGACGGCCGACATCGAGGGGCGGACCCTCTCGGAGGAGTACGACGTGATCCTCGATACTCGTGAAACGGGACCGGACGGCGAGCGCTTCGAGTCCATCCGCGGCGAACCCGTGTCGAAGGTCGTCGCGCGCACGCCGCGGGACGTCGGCCAGATCCGCGACGACTTCGAGCGCACGTACGAGGCGGACATCCTGTTCCCGAACCGCTTTCTCATCGATCACGGCGTCACCTCGGGGGTACGCGTCGAGGAACGCCGACTGGACGCGCGCGAGGGCGAGGGCCGAGGCCGACTGCAGGTGACGCCCGACCACCTCGAACCGGCGGATGTCGAGGCGGATATCCGGGTGAACACCTTCGACATCGAGGTCGACGACCGCAACGGCTTCCCCGAGGACGGCGAAGAGCCGATCGTCTGTCTCACCTCCCACGACTCCTATCGCGACGAGTACGTCGCGTGGCTGTACGACGCGCCCGTCGGCGGTGTCGACGCTCCCGCCGCGCTCGACGGTTACGAGCAGATCGGCGGGGCCGACAGTGACATCGAGGTACGGACGTTCGCCGACGAGGACGCCATGCTCGACGCGTTCGTCTCGTACATCGATGAGACGGACCCGGACGTGCTCACGGGCTGGAACTTCGAGGACTTCGACGCGCCGTACTTCATGGACCGTTGTGAGGTGCTCGACGGCGCCAGCGAGTACGACCTCTCTCCCGACCGTCTCTCCCGTGTGAACGAGACGTGGCGCTCCGGCTGGGGCGGTCCAGACGTGAAGGGCCGTGTCGTCTTCGACCTCCTGTACGCCTACCAGCGCACGCAGTTCTCCGAGCTGGAGTCGTACCGCCTCGACGCGGTCGGCGAACTCGAACTCGACGTCGGGAAGGAACGGTACACGGGCGATATCGGCGACCTGTGGGAGCAGGAGCCCGAGCGCCTGCTGAAGTACAACGTCCGCGACGTGGAGCTGTGCGTCGAGATCGACCGCAAGCAAAACATCGTGGCGTTCTGGGACGACGCGCGCAAGTTCGTCGGCTGTCAGCTCGAGGACGCGCCGACCCCCGGCGACGCGGTCGACATGTACGTCCTGCACAACGCCTTCGGCCAGTTCGTCCTCCCGACGAAGGGACAACAGGCGAGCGAGGAGTTCGAGGGCGGCGCCGTCTTCGAGCCGATCTCCGGCGTCGAGGAGATGGTGTCGGTGCTCGACCTGAAGAGCCTCTACCCGATGTGCATGGTGACGATCAACGCCAGCCCCGAGACGATCGTCGACGACCCCGAGTCCTTCGACGGCGAGACGTACCGGGCGCCAAACGGCACGCGGTTCCGCAAGGAGCCCGACGGGATGATGCGCGAGATGGTCGACGAACTGCTCACCGAGCGCGAGCGCCTGAAGGGCGAGCGCGACGACCACGACCCCGGGTCGGACGCGTACGAGCAGTACGACCGGCAGCAGGCCGCGACGAAGGTTATCATGAACTGCTTCACCCCGGACACCGAAGTCGTCACGCCGGACGGCGTCCGCGATATCACCGACCTCGACGTCGGCGACGAGGTGTACTCGCTCGACCCGGAGACGATGGAGATGGAATCCAAGCCGGTCGTCGAGACGCACGCGTATCCCGACTACGACGACGAGCTGGTCGACATCGAGACGGACAAGATCGACTTCCGCGTCACGCCCAACCACCGGATGCTCGTCAGGAAAGACGAGTCGAACGGCATCTCGTGGGACGAGGACGACTATCGATTCGTCGAGGCCGGCGACCTCGATCGCGCGACGAACTATCAGCTCCCCCACGACTGGTCGGGCCCGGATGGGGAAGACGTCGACGAGGTCGACCTCACGCGCCTGCTCGACGGCGAGTACGAGGTGTGGGCGAACAACGAGGTTCACGGCCACACGCTCGCGGCCGAGCTCGGATACTACCCGAGGAAGGTCGTCAGGAACGACCTCGGTACGACCGGCTACGTGTTCTCGGCCGAGGAGTTCGAGCAACACCGGGAGTACCTGGACTCCGTCTGTTCGGAGTTCTCCGTCCACAGCGAGCCGAATCGGAAGTGGATCCCGCGGACGTACGACGGGGACGACTTCCTCGATCTGTTGGCGTGGTACATCACGGAAGGGAACGTCTACACCTCCGAGGAGAAGGCGTTCGGAGATAACCTGCGTGGCTCCGCGACGACGGTCAAGATAGCGCAGACCGCGGCCCCCGACGGCGGCCAGTCCGACCACGCCGCGATCGGCGACCTCCTCGAACGGATGGGGTTCGATACGTACGTCGACGAGCGTGGCTACCAGTTCACGTCGAAGCTCCTCGGCGAGGCGCTCGAGGAACTGTGCGGCGAGAACAGCTTCGAGAAGCGGATCCCCGACCTCGTTTTCGAGACCAACGGGGAGCAGAAACGGCGGTTCCTCGACACGCTCATCGCCGGAGACGGCGACCGCCAGTCGGGGAGTTCGTGGCGCTACACCACGTCGAGCGAGCGACTCCGCGACGACGTGCTCCGCCTCTGTGCCCACCTCGGACTGACCACGAACTACAATCGTGACAGCGGATCCTGGCGGATCTACTGCACCGAGAGCTCCAAGAACACGCTCAGGATGCACCGCAGCAGCGACCGTAGCTCCGCAGAGAACGGTGTGTACTGTGTCACCGTCGCGGACAATCACACGCTCCTCGCGGGTCGAAACGGGACGTTCCAGTTCGTCGGGCAGTCGCTGTACGGCGTCTCGGGATGGGACCGCTTCCGTCTGTACGACAAGGAGAACGCCGCCGCCATCACGGCGATGGGGCGACGCGTCATCGAGTTCACCGAACAGGCGGTGAACGAACTAAATAGAGATGTGACATACGGGGACACCGATTCGGTTATGTTAAGTCTAGATGACGTTTCGACGGAGGACGTCGAGGACGCGAGTGTCTCCGAGGGGATGGCGGCGGCGCACCCCGACATGTCCGACCGCGAACTGCTTCGGATCGCGGCCGTGATCCGGCTCTCCGAGGACGTCGAGGAGCATATCAACGGCCGCTACGACGACTTCGCGAGCGAGGAGCTCGACGCCGAGGAGCACCGGTTCGAGATCGAGTTCGAGAAGCTGTATCGCAGATTCTTCCAGGCGGGCAAGAAGAAGCGCTACGCCGGCCACATCGTCTGGAAGGAGGGCAAGGACGTCGACGACATCGACATCACCGGCTTCGAGTACAAGCGCTCGGACATCGCACCCGTCACCAAGCGCGTGCAAAAGCGCGTCATCGAGATGATCGTCCACGGGGAGGACACCGAGGAGATCACCGACTACCTGCACGAAGAGATCCAGAACTTCCTCGACGGCGACGCCGACCTCGACGAAGTGGGGATCCCCGGCGGCATCGGCAAGCGTCTGGAGAGCTACGACACCGACACCGCCCAGGTTCGAGGGGCGAAGTACGCGAACCTCATGCTGGGCACGAACTTCCAGCGCGGGTCCAAGCCCAAGCGCCTCTACTTGGAGAAGGTTCACCCGGACTTCTGGGCCCGCATGGAGAACGAACGCGGACTCGACCCGCAGACCGACCCTCTGTACGGCGAGTTCAAGCGCGACCCGGACGTGATCTGCTTCGAGTACGCCGACGAGGTGCCCGAGGAGTTCGCGGTCGACTGGGACAAGATGCTGGACAAGACGCTCAAGGGCCCGATCGCTCGCATCATCGAGGCGCTCGGAATGTCCTGGGAGGAGGTCAAAAGCGGGCAAGAACAGACCGGACTCGGCAGCTTCATGTGA
- a CDS encoding DUF7331 family protein has translation MTHASDIPLERSGTSPDEAVETVEAYEDDGRTVFYDAENPLAWVEASEAVTLADAT, from the coding sequence ATGACCCACGCATCCGATATCCCGTTGGAGCGCTCGGGCACGAGCCCGGACGAGGCCGTCGAGACGGTCGAGGCGTACGAGGACGACGGGCGAACGGTGTTCTACGACGCGGAGAACCCGCTCGCGTGGGTGGAGGCGAGCGAGGCAGTCACGCTCGCGGACGCGACGTGA
- a CDS encoding DUF7322 domain-containing protein produces the protein MFDEDDDGELFDLERQAGEAEERGPHVDIPSVDDPSESLPDPSTVDPAIQQPFLAAVLYANVALLGISLGLMLVGFRGDLRVGGAAIVIGALAAVRVYQTVRAFEQRDRDGDRDGPEDRDDEEDAPAAVNDTPAAADGVTAGGDGSSDPGDT, from the coding sequence GTGTTCGACGAGGACGACGACGGGGAGCTGTTCGACCTCGAACGGCAGGCCGGCGAGGCCGAGGAGCGCGGCCCCCACGTCGACATCCCGTCGGTCGACGACCCGTCGGAATCGCTGCCCGACCCGTCGACGGTCGACCCCGCCATCCAGCAACCGTTCCTCGCGGCGGTCCTGTACGCCAACGTCGCGCTCCTTGGCATCTCACTGGGACTGATGCTCGTCGGCTTCCGCGGCGACTTGCGAGTAGGCGGTGCGGCGATCGTGATCGGCGCCCTCGCGGCCGTCCGCGTGTATCAGACGGTTCGCGCGTTCGAACAGCGTGACCGAGATGGGGACCGCGATGGACCCGAGGATCGGGACGACGAAGAGGACGCTCCCGCCGCAGTGAACGACACTCCCGCCGCTGCCGACGGCGTCACCGCCGGCGGCGACGGGAGTTCCGATCCCGGGGACACCTGA
- a CDS encoding DUF7346 family protein, with amino-acid sequence MQSVRDADGTRYLLVKRSSESSLVRDPATGEERYVPTDDLRSDGESPLSAAAGGLPAELRGAVLACRDERALGLLVEFADRGALSVRSLLDAYDLCESDLHGLLGEFRAAGLIAETTVAGERGYEPTDEALEVVARFRD; translated from the coding sequence ATGCAGTCGGTTCGGGACGCGGACGGAACGCGGTATCTGCTCGTCAAGCGATCGTCGGAGTCGAGTCTCGTTCGCGATCCGGCGACCGGCGAGGAGCGCTACGTCCCGACGGACGACCTCCGATCGGACGGGGAGTCACCGCTGTCGGCCGCCGCGGGCGGGCTCCCCGCCGAACTGCGCGGGGCGGTGCTGGCGTGTCGCGACGAGCGCGCGCTCGGACTGCTCGTGGAGTTCGCCGATCGCGGCGCGCTGTCGGTGCGGTCGCTGTTGGACGCCTACGACCTGTGTGAATCGGACCTCCACGGCCTGCTCGGGGAGTTTCGCGCGGCGGGACTGATCGCGGAGACGACCGTCGCCGGCGAGCGCGGCTACGAGCCGACCGACGAGGCGCTGGAAGTCGTTGCGCGGTTTCGGGACTGA